In a single window of the Chiloscyllium punctatum isolate Juve2018m chromosome 25, sChiPun1.3, whole genome shotgun sequence genome:
- the cox7b gene encoding cytochrome c oxidase subunit 7B, mitochondrial codes for MVPLSRSLLSLTGRSIRQIATRQAHHKTGPNFHDKYGNAVLLGGLTFCIVVWSYVSTQTGITWNLSPIGKITPQKWRED; via the exons ATGGTGCCTTTGAGCAGGAGCCTTCTTTCCCTGACGG GTCGAAGCATTCGCCAAATTGCAACAAGACAAGCTCACCACAAGACTGGTCCTAACTTCCATGATAAATACGGCAATGCTGTCCTATTGGGAGGGCTAACATTCTGTATTGTAGTTTGGAGCTAT GTTTCGACACAGACTGGCATAACATGGAACTTATCTCCTATTGGCAAGATCACCCCTCAAAAATGGAGAGAGGACTAG